A genomic segment from Desulfonatronum lacustre DSM 10312 encodes:
- a CDS encoding sigma-54 interaction domain-containing protein, translating into MGVDRTGIIGESPSLRQVFGVLAKVSPTDSTVLVTGESGTGKELLVRALHANSKRKGKPFVPINCGAIPRDLLESELFGHEKGAFTHAIRSRMGRFEMADGGTIFLDEIGELDLTLQVKILRVIQEKEFERVGGTVTTKVDVRIVAATNRDLEQEVAQGRFREDLFYRLNVIPIHLPPLRERDDDIILLGKHFLNVFCEQKHRELLRLSPKAQDFLIAYPWPGNVRELENFMERISILCENNEVAPEDLPEKILKFVGHEVPKRKPKLALEGFAWPTLVDLRGQSGGLKEFMDEIEDRLLQEALEECGGVKNQAAELLGIKRTTLIEKLKKRNAANG; encoded by the coding sequence ATGGGCGTTGATCGGACCGGAATCATCGGGGAGAGCCCCAGTCTGCGGCAGGTGTTCGGCGTGCTGGCCAAGGTATCGCCCACGGACAGCACCGTTCTGGTCACCGGAGAATCCGGGACTGGAAAGGAACTGCTGGTGCGCGCCCTGCACGCCAACAGCAAGCGCAAGGGTAAGCCATTCGTGCCCATCAACTGCGGCGCCATCCCCAGGGACCTGCTCGAATCCGAGTTGTTCGGCCATGAGAAAGGCGCGTTCACGCATGCCATTCGATCCCGGATGGGCCGCTTCGAAATGGCCGACGGCGGAACGATTTTTCTGGATGAAATCGGGGAACTGGACCTGACCCTGCAGGTGAAGATCCTGCGGGTGATCCAGGAAAAGGAATTCGAACGGGTCGGCGGGACCGTGACCACCAAGGTGGACGTGCGTATCGTCGCGGCCACCAATCGGGACCTGGAGCAGGAGGTGGCCCAGGGGCGGTTCCGGGAGGACCTGTTCTATCGTCTGAACGTGATTCCGATCCACCTTCCCCCGCTGCGCGAACGCGACGACGACATCATCTTGCTGGGGAAGCACTTTCTGAACGTGTTCTGCGAGCAAAAACATCGGGAGTTGTTGCGCTTGTCGCCCAAGGCCCAGGACTTTCTGATAGCCTACCCTTGGCCCGGAAATGTCCGGGAATTGGAAAATTTCATGGAGCGCATTTCCATTCTGTGCGAGAACAATGAAGTCGCTCCGGAGGATTTGCCCGAAAAAATCCTGAAGTTCGTGGGCCATGAGGTTCCGAAGCGGAAGCCGAAACTCGCCCTGGAAGGCTTTGCCTGGCCGACCCTGGTGGATTTGCGCGGTCAGAGCGGAGGGTTGAAGGAGTTCATGGACGAGATCGAAGACCGCCTGCTTCAGGAAGCCCTGGAGGAATGCGGGGGCGTCAAAAATCAGGCGGCGGAACTGCTGGGAATCAAGCGCACCACGCTGATCGAAAAGCTCAAGAAGCGCAACGCCGCCAACGGCTGA
- the pyk gene encoding pyruvate kinase produces the protein MHCKTVATLGPASLNYDVMKAMVQHGVRIFRLNFSHADAQFFVPAMEMIRRLEGELELPLTAMADLCGPKVRIGDVDGSPLQVNKGGHVLLGPLELKRPGSAPYISLEIPALLQGLQVGMPVNLSDGMLQFRVSRVIQENELFELEAQNGGYLTSHKGISFPGKNLSIKALTDKDRKDVREALEIGIDAVALSFVQEASDVADLQQVIREQGAWIPVIAKLERQNAVDNLESILALADGVMVARGDLGLECPLSALPIIQKRILRACRHAQKPAIVATQMLLSMVTNPIPTRAECTDVANAILDGADCVMLSEETAVGNNPVEAVRYMHDIARDAEAYYLERLGEPYFPRKEKNPAKYLAYAACLLADNAESKALVCHSSTGTTARLISSRRPARPIYALTTDDRVLRALNFVWGVHPRLVKPQLDSHMSRATNFVQEFPVFQSGDNVIITSGQKTPGQKEMSTNQIKIYTK, from the coding sequence ATGCACTGCAAGACTGTCGCCACCCTCGGTCCGGCTTCGCTGAACTACGACGTAATGAAGGCCATGGTTCAGCATGGGGTCCGCATTTTTCGGCTGAATTTCTCCCATGCCGACGCCCAGTTTTTTGTCCCAGCCATGGAGATGATCCGCCGCCTGGAGGGAGAACTGGAATTACCCTTGACCGCCATGGCTGATCTTTGCGGCCCCAAGGTGCGCATCGGCGACGTGGATGGCTCGCCGCTGCAAGTGAACAAGGGAGGCCACGTTCTTTTGGGGCCTCTGGAGCTAAAGCGCCCTGGGTCCGCTCCCTATATCAGCCTGGAGATTCCGGCCCTGTTGCAAGGCCTCCAGGTGGGCATGCCGGTGAACCTCAGCGACGGCATGCTCCAGTTTCGCGTCTCCCGAGTAATTCAGGAGAACGAACTTTTTGAGCTGGAGGCTCAGAACGGGGGCTATCTGACCTCGCATAAGGGCATTTCCTTTCCCGGGAAAAATCTTTCGATCAAGGCGCTGACGGACAAAGATCGTAAGGACGTACGCGAAGCCTTGGAGATCGGCATTGATGCCGTGGCCCTGTCCTTCGTACAGGAAGCCTCGGATGTGGCCGACCTGCAGCAAGTGATCCGAGAGCAGGGCGCTTGGATTCCGGTGATCGCCAAGCTGGAGCGTCAGAACGCCGTGGACAATCTGGAATCCATCCTGGCTCTGGCCGACGGGGTGATGGTCGCCCGGGGCGATCTTGGCCTGGAGTGTCCGCTTTCGGCCTTGCCGATCATCCAGAAAAGAATCCTCCGGGCTTGTCGCCATGCCCAGAAACCGGCCATCGTGGCCACCCAGATGCTCTTGTCCATGGTCACGAATCCCATTCCCACACGGGCTGAATGCACGGACGTTGCCAACGCCATTCTGGACGGCGCGGACTGCGTGATGCTGTCCGAGGAGACCGCGGTGGGCAACAATCCGGTGGAGGCGGTGCGCTATATGCACGATATCGCCAGGGACGCGGAGGCCTATTATCTGGAGCGGCTGGGCGAGCCGTACTTCCCCAGGAAGGAAAAAAATCCCGCCAAGTATCTGGCCTATGCCGCCTGCCTGCTGGCTGACAACGCCGAAAGCAAGGCCCTGGTCTGCCACTCCTCCACGGGCACCACCGCCCGGTTGATTTCCAGCCGCCGACCGGCCCGGCCCATCTACGCCCTGACCACCGACGACCGGGTCCTGCGGGCCCTGAATTTCGTCTGGGGGGTCCATCCCCGCCTCGTGAAGCCGCAATTGGACAGCCACATGAGCCGGGCCACCAATTTCGTGCAGGAGTTTCCCGTATTCCAGTCCGGGGACAACGTGATCATCACCTCGGGGCAGAAAACGCCGGGACAAAAGGAAATGTCCACCAACCAGATCAAGATCTACACCAAATAG